In bacterium, the genomic window TGGTAGACCTGGCTCGCCACCTCGACCTCGCGGGTCAGGCGGGTGAGCTTGGTCTCCCGCTCGGGCAAGCTCGCCATGCCGGCCGTGAGGCGCGCCTGGTTACGCTTGGCGGCCTCGAGGCTGGCCTTGAGGGCGAGCAAATCGGTCTCGGCGCTCGTGAGCTTTTCGAGCAGTTGCAGCTTCACCCCCTCGACCGGCTGCGCCGAGACCGTGCGGCCTACCAAGCCTCGGATCTCGGCCGCCACCGCCGCGCGGAGCATGCTGAGGCGCTCGTTGAGCGCGACCATGTCGGGGTGATCAGGCGCCAAACCTTGGAAGCGCAGCGGCGAGGTCTCGGCTGTCAGCAACTGATCTTGAAGGGAGCGAAGCTTGGGGCTCTGGGCCAGGCTCGCCCCGTTAAGGGCGTCCCGGGTGCTCATCCCGAGTTGCGCGCGCAGGCTCGACACGCGAGCCTGCAGGCTCTTGAGCTCGACCTCCTGGGTTCGGATCGTGCTGTTGAGGGTGCTCAGGTCGGTGACCGAGGCCCGAATCTCCTCGGTCAAGGCCACGCTCCCGGCTCCCTGCTTGAAGCGCTCGAGGTTGCGCTCGGTCTCGGTCAGCCGGGTGCGCGCCGCCGCGAGCTGCTCGTCGGCGTACTTGAGGCCCTCGCCGACGCCCTCGCGCTGGTACTGCTGGTTGTAGCGCAGGTAGGCCCCGCAGAGGGCCTCGACCACCTGCTGCGCGCGATGCGGATCGCCCCAGGTGCAGCGCACCTCGAGCAGGTCCGTCCCCGTGACCGGCGCCACCAGAATCCGGCTGGCCAGTTGCTCGGTCGAGAGCGGCACTCCGCTCTTGTCGCGCAGGTCCAGCTGGGTGATGACCTCCTGAAGCAGGGGAGCGGCACGCATCAGCTCGACCTGGGTGTAGAGCGGATGGCTCGCCCCCGTCAGCTCGGGCAGGCCGCCGTTGGCGAGCTTGAGGCCCCCGATGCGCTGCTCGGGCCTCACCACGAGCAGCTTGGCCGATGATTGGTAGGTCTTGGGGAGCAGGGTAACCGCCGCGCTCCCACCCGCCAGGGTCAGCGCGAAGGCGATCCCCATCGCGCGCCAGCGACGTGCGAGCAAGCCCTTGAGACTCGGATCCTGATACGTCATATCTTCGTCCTCTTCTATATGGATGGGGAGACGGCCTGGATCGGACGCCCTGCATCCGCTCCATCATTCAAGATTCGGTTGCTCGCTCTTTAGTGAAGGTTCGACACAAGTTTTCGGCAGATCGCCCAGCGCAGGGGCCAAAACGACCTAGCCGCGCAGCAACTGAAGCTCTCCCTCCGTCAGAACCCTGCCGCGGACCAAGAGCAAGGGGTAGATAACGCCGAGCGCGACCGCCGCCGCCCAGAGCGGAACTCCGAGCCAGGCGAGCGGCAAGAGGATCGCCCCCGCCAGCACGAGGCCACGAGCCGCCGCCTCGCCGCCAGGGATGGCCGCGCCCCATAGCGGGCGCATTCCCCTCGCGAGCAAGGCCAGCATCACCAGCTCGGCGCAGAGGGCCGTTATGGCGGCGCCTTGCGCGTGGTAGCGCGCGATCAACACCAGGTAGGCCAACGTGCTGAACGCGGCGACGATGCCCACGCAGAGGGTGCGCCGTCGTTGCCGGTCGCACGCGGTCAGCGACGTGGCGAGCAGCTCGTTAATGAAGCGCAAGGGAATCACCAAGCTGAGTACGCGCAGCAAGGGGGCCGCAGGCGCGTAGGCCGGCCCGAACAGCGTCGCGACGATGCTCGGGGCGTAGAGGAAGGTGAACAGGGCGATCGGCATGGCCGCAAGCATCAAGAGCCTGGCCGCCGAGCGGCTGCAGGCGCCGAAGGCCTCGGGGTCCGAGAGGCCAAGCGCGCTCATGCGCGGAAACAGCGAGTTGATCAGGGCCAAAGCGATCATGGTGAGGGGAAGCACGAGCATCCCCACGGCCCGGTACTGGCCTGCCGCCTCTTCGCCTCCCCAGCTTGCGATCAAGATGACGTCGAGGCTGGTGTACAGCACGGTGAAGGCCACGTCCAGGCCGAACGGGAAGGCCTGCTTCAGGAGGCCCTTCTGGAGCGAGAGGCGCGGGACGGCGCGCTCCGTGAGCGGCAGGATGTGCCGAACGAACAGCACCGCGCTCACCAGCACGTTCACCGCCTTGCTGAAGACGAGGCAGGCGAAGTACGCCCACAGATTCGGCGGCAAGAAGGCCAGGTAGAGACCGCCGATCAAGATACAAGCACGCTCGCCGAAGACCGCCGCCCCGTCGAACTCCATGCGCTCGAAGGCGTAGAAGGTCGCCCGGATCAGCTGCGAAACCGCCGCGAGGACCATCTGGGCGCACGACAGCGCCAAGAGGGCGCTATAGACGCTGGCACGACT contains:
- a CDS encoding flippase gives rise to the protein MNRVSLNTALQVLTRGIELSSGLFVNACLARQWGSQAFGQIGFIAGLASVCAFLFHFGLGNLLTRTIARDPKQARHYLVNALIALLPLALLGSAVLLGLGVASRASVYSALLALSCAQMVLAAVSQLIRATFYAFERMEFDGAAVFGERACILIGGLYLAFLPPNLWAYFACLVFSKAVNVLVSAVLFVRHILPLTERAVPRLSLQKGLLKQAFPFGLDVAFTVLYTSLDVILIASWGGEEAAGQYRAVGMLVLPLTMIALALINSLFPRMSALGLSDPEAFGACSRSAARLLMLAAMPIALFTFLYAPSIVATLFGPAYAPAAPLLRVLSLVIPLRFINELLATSLTACDRQRRRTLCVGIVAAFSTLAYLVLIARYHAQGAAITALCAELVMLALLARGMRPLWGAAIPGGEAAARGLVLAGAILLPLAWLGVPLWAAAVALGVIYPLLLVRGRVLTEGELQLLRG
- a CDS encoding AAA family ATPase — its product is MTYQDPSLKGLLARRWRAMGIAFALTLAGGSAAVTLLPKTYQSSAKLLVVRPEQRIGGLKLANGGLPELTGASHPLYTQVELMRAAPLLQEVITQLDLRDKSGVPLSTEQLASRILVAPVTGTDLLEVRCTWGDPHRAQQVVEALCGAYLRYNQQYQREGVGEGLKYADEQLAAARTRLTETERNLERFKQGAGSVALTEEIRASVTDLSTLNSTIRTQEVELKSLQARVSSLRAQLGMSTRDALNGASLAQSPKLRSLQDQLLTAETSPLRFQGLAPDHPDMVALNERLSMLRAAVAAEIRGLVGRTVSAQPVEGVKLQLLEKLTSAETDLLALKASLEAAKRNQARLTAGMASLPERETKLTRLTREVEVASQVYQQLLQRREEARLAMSIAPSIGQLIQPANLPTKPGGPMQDKAVPILVMLSLAAAYGGGVLRDLFDRSVRPQDLAAYMPDVKVLASVPLLNSAERRGGELVVRSGASPRYHEAMMTLGFALEDHRPEKGGHVLALTSSLSGEGKSVTVANLALGLAEAGHRVLVVDADFCRPRQHALFGLSATQPGLAQLLCADLPLADLIQTQAGIDVLPAGPDAVDFAFARVHRKLNKWLETWRQSYDFILLDMPPMALFATVARIAKQADGLLMLANLQRVTPVTLLPALQQLQALRIPLHGMIVLSNSPARRAAEYSPYLIAPEGSHV